From the Quercus lobata isolate SW786 chromosome 6, ValleyOak3.0 Primary Assembly, whole genome shotgun sequence genome, one window contains:
- the LOC115949581 gene encoding ammonium transporter 1 member 1 — protein sequence MASLSCSPADLAQFFGPNTTNPTAAATYLCDQFTAVSDKFVDTNYAIDTTYLLFSAYLVFSMQLGFAMLCAGSVRAKNTMNIMLTNVLDAAAGGLFYYLFGFAFAFGTPSNGFIGHHFFGLKSVPSSSFDYSNFLYQWAFAIAAAGITSGSIAERTQFVAYLIYSSFLTGFVYPVVSHWFWSTDGWASAFNTHNLLFKSGVIDFAGSGVVHMVGGIAGLWGALIEGPRIGRFDHTGRSIVLKGHSASLVVLGTFLLWFGWYGFNPGSFNKISVAYSTGNSYYGQWSAVGRTAVTTTLAGCTAALTTLFGKRILSGHWNVTDVCNGLLGGFAAITSGCSVVEPWAAIICGFVAAVVLISCNKLAEKLKFDDPLEAAQLHGGCGAWGIIFTALFATKEYVSEVYAPGRPYGLFMGGGGRLLAAHVIQILVIIGWVSATMGPLFFVLHKLKLLRISAEDEMAGMDMTRHGGFAYIYHDEDDSLKPGIQMRKIEPSAVTPNSN from the coding sequence ATGGCGTCACTGAGCTGCTCACCTGCTGACCTGGCCCAGTTCTTTGGCCCCAACACCACCAACCCCACCGCCGCCGCCACCTACCTCTGCGACCAATTCACCGCCGTCTCCGACAAGTTCGTAGACACCAACTACGCCATCGACACTACCTACCTCCTCTTCTCCGCCTACCTCGTCTTCTCCATGCAACTCGGCTTCGCCATGCTCTGCGCCGGCTCCGTCCGCGCCAAAAACACCATGAACATCATGCTCACCAACGTCCTCGACGCCGCTGCCGGCGGCCTCTTCTACTACCTCTTCGGCTTCGCCTTCGCTTTCGGCACCCCTTCCAACGGCTTCATCGGCCACCACTTCTTCGGCCTCAAATCCGTTCCTTCCTCCTCATTCGACTACAGCAATTTCCTTTACCAGTGGGCTTTCGCCATAGCCGCCGCAGGAATCACCAGCGGCTCCATCGCCGAACGAACCCAGTTCGTCGCCTACCTCATATATTCCTCCTTCCTCACTGGCTTTGTATACCCAGTTGTTTCCCACTGGTTCTGGTCAACCGATGGTTGGGCCAGCGCTTTCAACACACACAACCTTTTATTCAAATCTGGAGTCATTGATTTTGCAGGATCTGGAGTTGTTCACATGGTTGGTGGTATTGCTGGACTCTGGGGAGCCTTAATAGAAGGACCCAGAATCGGCAGATTCGACCACACAGGCCGCTCTATTGTCTTAAAAGGTCACAGTGCTTCACTTGTAGTTCTTGGTACTTTCCTGCTGTGGTTCGGTTGGTACGGTTTCAATCCCGGATCCTTTAACAAAATCAGCGTTGCATATTCTACCGGAAACAGCTATTACGGACAATGGAGTGCCGTGGGTCGAACCGCGGTGACCACGACCTTAGCCGGTTGCACAGCCGCTCTCACTACTTTGTTCGGAAAAAGAATCCTTTCGGGGCATTGGAACGTAACCGACGTGTGTAACGGACTACTAGGCGGCTTCGCCGCGATAACATCCGGTTGCTCTGTTGTCGAGCCTTGGGCGGCTATTATATGTGGCTTTGTGGCGGCTGTGGTCTTGATCAGCTGTAACAAACTGGCGGAGAAGCTTAAATTCGACGACCCTTTAGAGGCGGCGCAACTCCATGGAGGGTGCGGCGCATGGGGGATTATTTTCACGGCGCTTTTCGCGACGAAGGAGTATGTGTCGGAGGTGTACGCACCGGGTCGGCCTTACGGGCTGTTTATGGGTGGCGGCGGAAGGTTGCTCGCGGCTCACGTTATTCAGATTTTGGTGATCATTGGGTGGGTGAGTGCCACCATGGGACCACTCTTTTTTGTGCTTCATAAGCTTAAGCTTCTGCGTATCTCAGCCGAGGATGAAATGGCGGGTATGGATATGACCCGACATGGAGGCTTTGCTTACATTTATCACGATGAAGATGATTCGCTAAAGCCCGGGATTCAGATGAGGAAAATTGAACCAAGTGCAGTTACTCCCAATTCCAACTag